The Lottiidibacillus patelloidae DNA window GATAGCCAATTGTACGTTTGTGAAAAATGCCCAATTCTCTCCCTATGCTCAGGTCATCCATTCGATTTCTTTTCTCTGGTAAACGTAATACGGCATAGTAAGTCTCTTCACCAGCAAAAAATAATTGACCTCTTATTGTCCGCTCTATAGGTGCAAAGCTACTATCACCTCGATTATAAAGCAAATGCATATACTGTGTTAGCTCCGTCATTTCTTTTCCACCTAATGGCGCAATTGGTGCTACTATATACGAATTACCATTGGCAACAAATCCATCGTAATTACCTACTTTGATACGCTTTTCACAATGCAATTTATATTGCTCATATAAGATTCTTTCAAGCATTAAATTTCCTCCTAACGAATAGAAGCATAATCTCTACACAAAATAAAATTATGGTACATAAATCTAATTACCTTATGAAAATATATGGATAGTTTCCATCATATATTCGTTTGCATAAGATAAATACAAGTCAAATAAAGATAGGTGAAAAATAAATGGAAGAAAAGAAAGTAACGTTAATTGATTCGAAAGCTAGGGAATGGTTAGAAGAGCGTGGTGTAAGCATAGATGATATTGCTGATTTAGTATATTTTTTACAAGTGAAATATCATCCCGAGTTAGATATTGAGACTTGTAAAGAAAACGTGGAACGAGTAATTTCAAAACGTGAAGTGCAAAATGCTATCTTAACCGGTATTCAACTTGATATTTTAGCCGAGAATAATAAATTAGAAGAGCCGTTACAAAGTATTTTAGCAAGAGATGAAAGTTTGTATGGTGTCGACGAAATAATTGCTTTATCGATTGTCAATGTGTATGGATCT harbors:
- a CDS encoding phosphatidylglycerophosphatase A family protein; protein product: MEEKKVTLIDSKAREWLEERGVSIDDIADLVYFLQVKYHPELDIETCKENVERVISKREVQNAILTGIQLDILAENNKLEEPLQSILARDESLYGVDEIIALSIVNVYGSIGFTNYGYIDKLKPGILEKLNDKNSGKCHTFLDDIVGAIAAAASSRLAHRLGTERDEML